The Neoarius graeffei isolate fNeoGra1 chromosome 23, fNeoGra1.pri, whole genome shotgun sequence genome segment GTAAGAAGGACTACCGTTCGATCTGCGCGGTGTGTGTCCCGGGGATTTTCCACTATATGTCCCGTTACCACCGCCTCGAGTACCGCTAAACTCTCTGGGCGGGGTGTGTCCCCCCGGAGAGCCGCCATACGACCCGAATCTGGGTCCATACGGCCCGTTTGAGAAAGTCCAGGGCGGCGAGGGAAACCTGCCGCCCCCTGCCCTGTCCAAACCGGGCGGAGGGGTCCGAAATCCTCCGCCTCTCGAGCCAGCCGCTGGATGCGGAGCTCGGAAGTGTGGTCGCTGCATTTCGGCTCTTGAAACAGCTTTACAAATCCGATAATCAATCACACGCCGTTTTAGAACAAAACAGAACTGCACTGACCCGGAACAGGAAGTTGAAGCTGCTTTGACTGGGGATCGGAAATATCTACCTCAccgttctttttttttctaaattgctCTTATGTTAAATTAAATTCTGCGTTAAATGTACACTTGAGTACATTTTAGCATCAAAATACTTTAACTCCCTTCCTTCCTAACCCGTCCTTTTTACACTTCCGGGTTTGTCCTGAATTGTACGCACGGTACAACAACAAAAAGAGTCCGACCTAAACACAACCTCAGTGCAAATCAGTTCCGCAGTAATACGCTTCTTAAACGTCTCTTGTTTTGTGCGACCTCTTTGTTCAGTGGATCCGAACAATCTTAATTTTACAATTCTATAATGAAATGTCCATGCTGCCTTTCCAAACGAAGCTGTTCTTCAGTCCGGATCCCAAACGTCGACGCACGACCAACACAAATGATCTGCGCGTCGCGCGCTGCACGTCCACCGTTTAAATAACAAGGAAGCCGCGCAGCATTTTGGGTAATGGAGGATTTGACCAAATCCATCAATTAATTGGGaattttatgtttttattttattacaaGTGTCTTAAAATAGTAATCAGAATCAGATTTATTTCCAAGTCACAtataaggaatttgctttggtgattagtgcttgaacagttaagatataatttttttttaaagacaaaagCAGtgatataaatagaataaaaaaaaaacaagaagaatctaaaatataaaagtttgaaaaatggacatatttaaggggtattGTGCATGAATTGTTTTGAAGTCCaggctgtacagtatgtcccggAATGAGCAAAAACAAACAGGTCACgtgatgaagatgaagaagagtcatgacatgaatgTGTGGGGAATTTACACTTTTCCGTTCCGCTGGAACTTTGTGAAGGAACTAACCCTCACCTGAACCTCACCCTAACCCACGCATGATAACGAAGAAAGAAAGCAcgcactttattcatcacacacgtgaaattcctctctgcatttaacccatctgaagcagtgaacacacacatgcacatgagcaatgagcacacacacatacccagagcagtgggcagccatgctaacagcgcccggggagcagttgggagttaggtgcctcacacaagggcacctcagcccaaggccgtcccatattaacctaacctgcatgactttggactgtgggggaaaccggagcacccggaggaaacccacgtggacacagggagaacatgcaaactccgcacagaaaggccctcgccagccactgggctcgaatccagaaccttcttgctgtgaggcaaccgtgctaactacttacaccaccgtgccgcccaaacaaaGAGAAGTGGTTCATTTATGGTTCATATACCGCATGACACATTTCTGAATACACAGTACAGTAGACTGTAAATTATCCGAATGTGTGAGAAGAGAATATGTGCAGTATTTATATTAATAAATAGCCAAGGTGTACAGTGTGAGCTGGAATGTGCAGTAAAAGTTCACAGAGTGAAGATGACCACGAAATGTGTAAAATCGCAGTTCGGAGATGAAGTGCATGAATGTCATAGATTGAAAGTGTGAGGTTAGAGTCAGTGGGGTCTCTGGTCTTATTGAtagctgcagtggggaaaaagctggccttgTGGCGTGAGGTTTCTGTCGTCATTTAAtcctgtgatccttggctttttgAGGACATGGTATAATGGtgaagcaggctggcacatggcatgtcttcagtgaggtgttgaagatgtctgtgaacattggagacagctgatcagcacagtgcttcagggtGAACGGTGAgacagagtcaagtcaagtcaactttattgtcaaatatgctatacatgctcgacatacagcacagatgaaatttcagtcctctctgacccatggtgcaaacaggcaatgcaataaataaaaatagaataattgaaataaacaatataaacagtataaacactctagataagaaacagacatagactaaatactcatacacacacacacacatatatatatatatatatatatgggcggcacggtggtgtagtggttagcgctgtcgcctcacagcaagaaggttctgggttcgagccccgtggccggcgagggcctttctgtgcggagtttgcatgttctccacgtgggtttcctccgggtgctccggtttcccccacagtccaaagacatgcaggttaggttaactggtgactctaaattgagcgtaggtgtgaatgtgagtgtgaatggttgtctgtgtctatgtgtcagccctgtgatgacctggtgacttgtccagggtgtaccccgcctttcgcccgttgttaggtttatataagtattattcttattattcttataagtattattattaaaatggtgacaaaattaagagttaacttaaggttcagttaaaaatgaccttctgtctcggctggacattgtttggaaacattttgtttatgaaatgtgtattttgaacagagaagtgtctgaaggacccaccaaggtctgtt includes the following:
- the mplkip gene encoding M-phase-specific PLK1-interacting protein, which codes for MQRPHFRAPHPAAGSRGGGFRTPPPGLDRAGGGRFPSPPWTFSNGPYGPRFGSYGGSPGGHTPPREFSGTRGGGNGTYSGKSPGHTPRRSNGSPSYRHSPYQSPGAHSGYQGSPRTSTPHGRERGSDDIEKYYKPSMLQDPWADLQPVSVTQIKSKCSSQQQTTHTGRTGRYYNKNSTA